Proteins encoded in a region of the Cytobacillus pseudoceanisediminis genome:
- a CDS encoding urea carboxylase-associated family protein, which translates to MEGKQVGDFVCFNYKDPEEHVSPVHMRASLSSIRLKTGDWLYSNRRRPLMQLVEDTVGKHDFFFPACDYYRYKVDFGKEDHPNCHDNIAAALKKYDIHPLSFRIPSIYL; encoded by the coding sequence ATGGAAGGAAAACAAGTGGGGGATTTTGTCTGTTTTAACTATAAAGATCCTGAGGAACATGTTTCACCTGTTCATATGCGTGCCTCATTAAGCAGCATTCGGCTTAAAACGGGAGATTGGCTTTACAGCAACCGCCGCCGCCCGCTGATGCAGCTAGTGGAAGACACTGTTGGAAAACATGATTTCTTCTTTCCTGCTTGTGATTATTACCGCTATAAAGTTGATTTTGGCAAGGAGGATCACCCAAATTGCCATGATAATATTGCGGCTGCTTTGAAAAAGTATGATATTCACCCCCTGTCATTCCGGATCCCATCAATATATTTATGA